A region of Deltaproteobacteria bacterium DNA encodes the following proteins:
- a CDS encoding sulfurtransferase TusA family protein has translation MGCGELIVLLRKRVRALIPGGVLHLTARDPGAVEDIPAWCRLTGHFLRNAEHPFYDIERKKED, from the coding sequence ATGGGCTGTGGAGAGCTGATCGTGCTCTTGCGCAAACGCGTGCGGGCCCTGATTCCCGGTGGCGTACTGCACTTAACTGCGCGTGATCCTGGTGCAGTGGAGGATATCCCTGCCTGGTGCCGTTTGACTGGACATTTCCTGCGTAACGCCGAGCATCCGTTTTACGATATCGAACGCAAGAAGGAGGACTGA